One genomic region from Euzebya tangerina encodes:
- a CDS encoding arginine deiminase has protein sequence MSVSSEIGRLREVILHRPGLELRRLTPANKTQLLFDELIWVEKAKQEHDMFAEVLRGRGVTVRLFADLVETVVTDDEVAAELIQRRATPETCGVELVDRVRGFLRDLEPRALATHLIGGLTVDEVPGAGDGFAGGLLGPTAFLVPPLPNSVFTRDPSAHLYGGRVLSPMYKPARQPERLLWRTMYAAHPELGGRPIWYGEGTHDYFPATVEGGDILVLSDRAIAVGVSERTSPIAVENLAARLFDAGEIDHVLAVELPMGRGTMHLDTVMTQVDRDAIVMWPRLGEVSRAFRIDPGGGAGPASGEGTMTVREEPDLVRALAAAIGVDELRVITTGEDEVASDREQWDDGNNTLAIAPGEVIAYERNVDTNRRLRAAGITVHEISSFELPRGRGGPRCMSCPVERESLT, from the coding sequence ATGAGCGTTTCGAGCGAAATCGGTCGGCTGCGCGAGGTCATCCTGCATCGTCCCGGCCTCGAGTTGCGACGGCTGACCCCGGCCAACAAGACGCAGTTGCTGTTCGACGAGCTGATCTGGGTCGAGAAGGCGAAGCAGGAGCACGACATGTTCGCCGAGGTGCTGCGGGGCCGAGGTGTGACGGTCCGCCTCTTCGCCGACCTGGTGGAGACCGTCGTCACCGACGACGAGGTGGCCGCCGAGCTGATCCAGCGACGTGCGACCCCCGAGACGTGTGGGGTGGAACTGGTGGACCGAGTGCGTGGGTTCCTCCGCGACCTCGAACCACGGGCGCTCGCCACACACCTGATCGGCGGGCTGACGGTTGATGAGGTTCCCGGTGCCGGCGACGGGTTCGCCGGGGGGCTCCTCGGTCCGACCGCCTTCCTCGTCCCGCCGCTGCCGAACTCCGTGTTCACCCGGGACCCCAGCGCGCACCTCTATGGCGGACGCGTGCTCTCGCCCATGTACAAGCCGGCCAGGCAACCCGAGCGGCTCCTGTGGCGCACGATGTATGCCGCCCATCCAGAGCTGGGCGGGCGCCCGATCTGGTACGGCGAGGGAACCCACGACTACTTCCCCGCCACCGTAGAGGGCGGGGACATCCTGGTGCTGTCGGATCGCGCGATCGCGGTCGGCGTCAGCGAACGCACCTCACCCATCGCGGTGGAGAACCTTGCGGCTCGGCTGTTCGACGCCGGCGAGATCGACCACGTCCTCGCCGTCGAGTTGCCCATGGGGCGCGGCACCATGCACCTCGACACGGTCATGACGCAGGTGGATCGGGACGCCATCGTCATGTGGCCCCGCCTGGGCGAGGTGTCCCGCGCCTTCCGGATCGACCCCGGCGGAGGCGCCGGTCCGGCCAGCGGGGAGGGGACGATGACCGTGCGCGAGGAGCCGGATCTCGTCCGTGCGCTGGCCGCCGCCATCGGGGTGGATGAGCTGCGCGTCATCACCACCGGCGAGGACGAGGTGGCCAGCGATCGGGAGCAGTGGGACGACGGGAACAACACCCTGGCCATCGCCCCGGGTGAGGTGATCGCCTACGAGCGGAACGTCGACACCAACCGGCGGCTACGTGCGGCTGGGATCACCGTGCACGAGATCTCCTCCTTCGAACTGCCCCGTGGGCGGGGCGGTCCCCGCTGCATGTCGTGCCCCGTGGAGCGCGAATCGCTCACGTGA
- a CDS encoding M14 family zinc carboxypeptidase produces MSTDAVTSARRLTRTHWPLALALLIVAILGTAAQGADPEASEPGPDQLGAYDVVVSPQRAETLRVFGYDITRVAQADQDEVRLEVIMTGAQAEELQAAGDVVEERPAGDGQGTTFNQAGVFRPWSGPGNLAEEVDDLVAAYPDITERITIGQSLNGQDIVAVRVTGDPDGTEIGDLPAVLYQATQHAREWIAPEVNRRLLRYVLENYDSGTDTEITELVDTRDLYFIVVANPDGYDWTFTPGNRLWRKNLQDNNGDGSITADADGVDLNRNWPYQWGYDNEGSSPDPADATYRGTAPGSEPEIQALDAFIGEISPAFLVDYHSAAELILYGAGSQVATPTPDDVILEALAGDDAKPAVEGYDPDLSAELYITNGAATENAQNVHGALAYTPELSTCQTVAPDPQNCQSVFNFPDDEALIQAEFEKNIEFALDLARSADDPYEPDSHIGNTADDFQIDPFEEAHSGTTEVAAIISRQIEAPEVNWSVGGGATQTAATTEWDGGERYGADFDRYYREVRGTVTGAAPGDSVEVWFSGNGAESERFTYTVSTEPSNVLVVANEDYDGFNPEQPDVDAPQYAQIYVDALEAASYSAEVWDLDSQGVPHHLGVLAHYDAVIWYSGQNRLTQAADDTGFGGDALVDESMVELTVSLRDYLNEGGKVMNTGEFAGYFGLAGQVGFGGALVADNGDITSTCTDPNTCLLYSDDFHQYYLGAWNRVNERPATAVIGTAGALADSLLELADEPSPQDAAGEFVVTSDILPADEFPLFASETIARYGDLPGVQGPFAPLDSDFYVGVPATNLAYNRVTRTIDLTGVTAGEAPTLTFATSYDVEAAYDFFAVEARTDGGNDWTTLPDANGSTVQGPLSVCTDGLWDVHPFIFDHYVDGACNPTGPTGEFHAFNGNSGGYVDASFDLSAYAGSVVEVSLAYISDVGLTNTGVVVDDVEIVVDGDVIESEGFEDGLGEWAATPPPAGSPDPTINWERTESILPTLSAGIATEDTIFLPWGLEAIGSTQARNAAFLRLVDDLVGLDRPSAVASVTASIDGDAVLAEFEVGANFDQSAGYRATAYADGEPVAQVEVEGSPARLEGIEPGTYVEVGVAPFVNDVVGEQVLSEEIFFSPEQPDGITRIGGGDRIAGAIEVCQYLVPDYTQARRVVLARDDAFADALAGSPLAGPDACILFTEGGPDAELNADVAAEIDRVLEAGDDVFVLGGTEAVSTAVSDALAAAGYDVERFAGETRFETAGLIAQYVHALNPGAEALVAYGYNWPDALVGGAYAARTGVPIVLSETASLHPAAATFMVNAEIEAATLLGGTAVLADDVLDAVPGGVRVAGSNRMGTAAAIAQELWPAFTNGEGAVFINAEADDAWVFALAAAPLSAAAGEPQLGVRADEIPTETVPLLEVLRRGQIIGDSSHIDEAVEGALQAAIEG; encoded by the coding sequence ATGTCGACCGATGCAGTGACGTCAGCCCGCCGCCTGACACGCACCCACTGGCCACTGGCCCTCGCCCTGCTCATCGTCGCCATACTGGGCACCGCCGCCCAGGGTGCTGACCCCGAGGCGTCGGAGCCCGGTCCAGATCAGCTGGGGGCCTACGACGTGGTCGTCTCGCCACAACGGGCCGAGACGCTCCGGGTCTTCGGGTACGACATCACCCGGGTGGCGCAGGCCGACCAGGACGAGGTTCGCCTCGAGGTCATCATGACCGGTGCACAGGCTGAGGAGCTGCAGGCGGCTGGTGATGTGGTGGAGGAACGTCCTGCGGGTGACGGTCAGGGCACGACGTTCAACCAGGCAGGGGTCTTCCGACCGTGGAGCGGTCCTGGGAACCTGGCCGAGGAGGTCGACGACCTGGTCGCGGCGTACCCCGACATCACCGAGCGGATCACGATCGGTCAGAGCCTCAACGGACAGGACATCGTCGCGGTCCGCGTCACCGGGGACCCCGACGGCACCGAGATCGGTGACCTTCCCGCGGTGCTGTACCAGGCGACGCAGCACGCTCGCGAGTGGATTGCGCCCGAGGTCAATCGTCGCCTGCTGCGCTACGTCCTCGAGAACTACGACAGCGGGACGGACACCGAGATCACCGAGCTGGTCGACACCCGCGATCTGTACTTCATCGTCGTGGCCAACCCCGATGGCTACGACTGGACCTTCACGCCGGGCAACCGGCTGTGGCGCAAGAACCTGCAGGACAACAACGGCGACGGCAGCATCACCGCCGATGCGGATGGTGTCGACCTGAACCGCAACTGGCCCTACCAGTGGGGGTACGACAACGAGGGCTCCTCGCCCGATCCGGCCGACGCCACCTACCGGGGGACGGCCCCTGGCTCAGAGCCGGAGATCCAAGCCCTCGATGCCTTCATCGGCGAGATCAGTCCGGCCTTCCTCGTCGACTACCACTCCGCTGCCGAGCTCATCCTGTACGGCGCCGGATCCCAGGTCGCAACGCCGACACCGGACGACGTGATCCTCGAGGCGCTGGCCGGCGACGACGCAAAGCCCGCCGTTGAGGGGTATGACCCCGACCTGTCCGCTGAGCTCTACATCACCAACGGCGCCGCGACGGAGAACGCGCAGAACGTCCACGGCGCCCTCGCCTACACCCCGGAGCTCTCCACGTGTCAGACCGTGGCGCCCGACCCGCAGAACTGCCAGAGCGTGTTCAACTTCCCCGACGACGAGGCCCTCATCCAAGCCGAGTTCGAGAAGAACATCGAGTTCGCCCTCGACCTGGCCCGCAGCGCGGACGACCCCTACGAGCCGGACAGCCACATCGGCAACACGGCCGACGACTTCCAGATCGATCCGTTCGAGGAGGCCCACAGCGGCACCACCGAGGTCGCAGCGATCATCAGCCGTCAGATCGAGGCCCCCGAGGTCAACTGGTCGGTGGGCGGTGGCGCCACCCAGACCGCCGCGACGACCGAGTGGGACGGCGGCGAGCGGTACGGCGCCGACTTCGACCGCTACTACCGTGAGGTGCGCGGGACCGTGACCGGCGCGGCGCCCGGCGACTCGGTCGAGGTGTGGTTCAGCGGCAACGGCGCGGAGTCGGAGCGCTTCACCTACACGGTGAGCACCGAGCCGAGCAACGTACTCGTCGTCGCCAACGAGGACTACGACGGCTTCAACCCCGAGCAGCCGGACGTCGACGCGCCGCAGTACGCGCAGATCTACGTCGATGCGCTGGAAGCGGCGTCGTACTCCGCCGAGGTGTGGGACCTCGACAGCCAGGGTGTCCCGCACCACCTGGGCGTGCTCGCCCACTACGACGCAGTGATCTGGTACTCGGGACAGAACCGCCTGACCCAGGCGGCAGACGACACCGGCTTCGGCGGCGACGCCCTGGTCGATGAGTCGATGGTCGAGTTGACGGTCAGCCTGCGCGACTACCTCAACGAGGGCGGGAAGGTCATGAACACCGGTGAGTTCGCCGGCTACTTCGGCCTCGCCGGCCAGGTCGGCTTCGGCGGAGCACTGGTCGCTGACAACGGCGACATCACGTCGACCTGCACCGACCCCAACACGTGTCTGCTCTACTCCGACGACTTCCACCAGTACTACCTGGGGGCGTGGAACCGCGTGAACGAGCGGCCGGCAACCGCCGTGATCGGCACCGCAGGCGCGCTGGCCGACAGCCTGCTCGAGTTGGCCGATGAGCCCAGCCCGCAGGATGCGGCCGGTGAGTTCGTCGTGACCTCCGACATCCTGCCGGCAGACGAGTTCCCCCTGTTCGCCTCCGAGACGATCGCCCGCTACGGCGATCTCCCCGGTGTTCAGGGTCCCTTCGCACCGCTGGACAGCGACTTCTACGTCGGCGTCCCCGCGACCAACCTGGCGTACAACCGCGTGACCCGGACCATCGATCTCACCGGGGTCACGGCCGGGGAGGCCCCGACCCTGACCTTCGCGACCTCCTACGACGTGGAGGCGGCCTACGACTTCTTCGCGGTCGAGGCCCGAACGGATGGTGGCAACGACTGGACGACCCTGCCGGACGCCAACGGCAGCACCGTCCAGGGCCCGCTGTCGGTCTGCACCGACGGGCTGTGGGACGTCCACCCGTTCATCTTCGACCACTATGTCGACGGCGCGTGCAACCCGACCGGTCCGACCGGTGAGTTCCACGCCTTCAACGGCAACTCCGGAGGGTACGTCGACGCGTCCTTCGATCTCTCCGCCTACGCCGGCTCCGTCGTCGAGGTCTCGCTGGCCTACATCTCGGACGTCGGCCTGACCAACACCGGGGTTGTCGTCGACGACGTCGAGATCGTGGTCGATGGTGATGTCATCGAGTCGGAGGGCTTCGAGGACGGTTTAGGCGAGTGGGCGGCGACGCCACCGCCGGCTGGGTCGCCCGATCCCACCATCAACTGGGAGCGCACCGAGTCGATCCTCCCGACGCTCTCGGCGGGGATCGCGACCGAGGACACGATCTTCCTGCCCTGGGGCCTCGAGGCGATCGGGTCCACGCAGGCCCGCAACGCCGCGTTCCTGCGACTGGTCGACGATCTGGTCGGCCTCGATCGCCCAAGTGCCGTCGCCTCGGTGACGGCCAGCATCGACGGCGACGCCGTCCTCGCCGAGTTCGAGGTCGGGGCCAACTTCGATCAGTCGGCCGGCTACCGAGCGACGGCCTACGCCGACGGCGAACCCGTCGCCCAGGTCGAGGTCGAGGGTTCGCCGGCTCGGCTCGAGGGCATCGAGCCCGGCACCTACGTCGAGGTGGGAGTGGCGCCGTTCGTGAACGATGTGGTGGGCGAGCAGGTGCTGTCCGAGGAGATCTTCTTCTCACCGGAACAGCCTGACGGGATCACCAGGATCGGCGGCGGGGACCGCATTGCGGGCGCCATCGAGGTGTGTCAGTACCTGGTGCCGGACTACACGCAGGCGCGACGGGTCGTCCTGGCTCGTGACGATGCGTTCGCCGACGCGTTGGCCGGGTCACCGCTGGCCGGACCTGATGCCTGCATCCTGTTCACCGAGGGTGGGCCGGACGCCGAGTTGAACGCCGACGTGGCGGCTGAGATCGACCGGGTCTTGGAGGCCGGTGACGATGTCTTCGTGCTGGGCGGCACCGAGGCCGTCTCGACGGCGGTCTCGGACGCTCTTGCTGCTGCCGGGTACGACGTCGAGCGCTTCGCCGGGGAGACCCGCTTCGAGACCGCCGGGCTGATCGCGCAGTACGTCCATGCGCTTAACCCGGGGGCCGAGGCACTGGTTGCCTACGGCTACAACTGGCCTGACGCGCTGGTCGGCGGTGCCTACGCAGCTCGGACGGGTGTGCCGATCGTGCTCAGCGAGACCGCATCACTGCATCCCGCGGCCGCCACCTTCATGGTGAACGCCGAGATCGAAGCAGCGACGCTGCTGGGTGGAACCGCGGTGCTGGCCGACGACGTGCTCGACGCCGTGCCTGGCGGGGTGCGGGTCGCCGGGTCCAATCGGATGGGCACCGCTGCCGCCATCGCGCAGGAGCTCTGGCCCGCCTTCACCAACGGCGAAGGTGCCGTGTTCATCAACGCCGAGGCCGACGACGCGTGGGTGTTCGCCCTGGCTGCGGCACCGCTGTCCGCTGCGGCGGGCGAGCCACAGCTCGGGGTGCGAGCCGACGAGATCCCCACGGAGACCGTGCCGTTGCTCGAGGTGCTCCGGCGCGGCCAGATCATCGGCGACAGCTCCCACATCGACGAGGCCGTCGAGGGCGCACTCCAGGCAGCGATCGAGGGCTGA
- a CDS encoding GNAT family N-acetyltransferase produces the protein MTHIRDAEPADLSVLRAIDIATHSVDTSPGPPPDPERHHLGNFGPGQVLVAESEGGRIQGYTAWGHPTPLPSSEHVMQIQALAVDPRFQGEGVGRALIRGVLELARHREATKVSLRVLGTNVVARRLYSLAGFVVEGVLRQEFELENRLVDDILMAHYLDGDFDAHREVDAPRLDQAPD, from the coding sequence GTGACCCACATCCGTGACGCCGAACCCGCTGACCTGTCAGTCCTGCGCGCGATCGACATCGCCACCCACTCGGTCGACACCTCCCCCGGCCCGCCGCCGGACCCCGAACGCCACCACCTCGGCAACTTCGGGCCCGGTCAGGTGCTGGTCGCCGAGTCCGAGGGCGGGCGCATCCAGGGATACACCGCGTGGGGACACCCGACGCCGCTGCCGTCGAGCGAGCACGTCATGCAGATCCAGGCCCTGGCCGTCGACCCACGCTTCCAGGGTGAGGGCGTGGGTCGGGCGCTCATCCGCGGCGTGCTCGAGCTGGCCAGACACCGCGAGGCGACGAAGGTGTCACTGCGGGTGCTCGGCACCAACGTGGTGGCGCGTCGCCTGTACTCCCTGGCTGGCTTCGTGGTCGAGGGCGTGCTCCGACAGGAGTTCGAGTTGGAGAACCGGCTGGTGGATGACATCCTGATGGCGCACTACCTGGATGGTGACTTCGACGCCCATCGCGAGGTCGACGCGCCACGGTTGGATCAAGCCCCGGACTGA
- a CDS encoding High-affinity nickel-transporter, with the protein MRELTRPGRATSRMRGTATRRFSRTLRVTIAVLVALAVLAAPAAAHPLGNFTTNTSATLLIQPDAVDVVYVLDLAEIPTQQTASAIADAGGAQTWAAEECRRIADTQSLETDGATTEILADAAAITFPEGEAGLDTLRLTCSLSGETPIARDTQIDYADEYVPERAGWREVLAVGDGTTVGTSDVPSESATDQLREYPDAEVSRTTSASLRLESTQGEPAPASLRSAEFTPVPDEPSGGLSGLVESYTDLIARQDLTVGFVLLALLLAILLGTAHAVAPGHGKTVIAAYLLGEGGHARQALALGGTVAVTHTIGVLLLGLVVQTSATVAPESLYPVLGAIGGALFAGLGLLLLYRALRNRGHSHDHHHDHGHGHDHDHGHDHDHSHTGQRSSEPSWRMLVVPGLAGGMVPSPSALLVLLGGVALGRTWFGVILVIAYGVGMALALVGAGYLLHRVRYRVMERLESTTWARVSAALPVATSSLIVIGGLVIVARSVFLA; encoded by the coding sequence ATGCGTGAGTTGACCCGGCCAGGGCGGGCAACGTCACGCATGCGTGGAACGGCCACCCGGCGGTTCTCCCGGACGCTGCGGGTGACCATTGCGGTGCTGGTCGCACTGGCGGTGCTCGCCGCGCCGGCGGCAGCGCACCCCTTGGGCAACTTCACGACCAACACCTCGGCCACACTGCTGATCCAGCCCGACGCGGTCGACGTCGTCTACGTCCTCGATCTGGCTGAGATCCCGACTCAGCAGACGGCCTCAGCCATCGCCGACGCCGGAGGCGCGCAGACCTGGGCGGCCGAGGAGTGTCGGCGAATCGCAGACACCCAGTCTCTGGAGACCGACGGTGCGACGACCGAGATCCTCGCCGACGCGGCCGCAATCACCTTCCCCGAGGGGGAGGCGGGCTTGGACACCCTGCGGCTGACCTGCAGCCTGTCCGGTGAGACCCCCATCGCGAGGGACACGCAGATCGACTACGCCGATGAGTACGTGCCGGAACGAGCCGGATGGCGGGAGGTGCTCGCGGTCGGGGACGGGACCACGGTGGGCACCAGCGATGTGCCCAGCGAGTCGGCCACCGACCAACTCCGCGAGTACCCCGACGCGGAGGTATCACGAACCACCAGCGCCAGCCTGCGGTTGGAGAGCACGCAGGGAGAGCCAGCACCAGCGTCTCTGCGATCCGCGGAGTTCACGCCCGTCCCAGACGAACCGAGTGGTGGCCTATCGGGGCTGGTCGAGTCCTACACCGACCTGATCGCACGACAAGACCTGACCGTCGGCTTCGTCCTGCTGGCGTTGCTGCTCGCCATCCTCCTCGGTACCGCACATGCCGTCGCTCCCGGGCACGGCAAGACCGTCATCGCCGCGTATCTGTTGGGTGAAGGTGGACACGCCCGTCAGGCCCTGGCGCTCGGTGGAACCGTGGCGGTCACCCACACCATCGGTGTCCTGCTCCTCGGCTTGGTCGTGCAGACCTCCGCCACGGTGGCTCCCGAGTCGCTGTATCCGGTCCTGGGTGCCATCGGCGGCGCGCTGTTCGCTGGCCTCGGCCTGTTGCTGCTGTACCGGGCGCTACGCAACCGTGGGCACAGCCACGACCACCACCACGACCACGGCCACGGTCATGACCACGATCACGGTCATGATCACGACCACAGCCACACCGGTCAGCGGTCCTCGGAACCGAGCTGGCGCATGCTGGTGGTGCCGGGACTGGCCGGAGGGATGGTCCCCTCGCCCTCTGCACTGCTGGTCCTCCTGGGCGGCGTCGCCCTGGGTCGGACCTGGTTCGGCGTGATCCTGGTCATCGCCTACGGGGTCGGGATGGCGTTGGCGCTCGTCGGGGCCGGCTACCTCCTGCATCGCGTTCGCTACCGGGTCATGGAACGTCTGGAGAGCACGACGTGGGCTCGGGTGTCCGCGGCCCTCCCCGTCGCCACCTCCTCCCTGATCGTGATCGGGGGCCTGGTCATCGTGGCTCGATCGGTTTTCCTGGCCTGA
- a CDS encoding tetratricopeptide repeat protein, translating to MSNLVATAAMGRDTRPSPSWAPAVTALVVAAIVGLAVGVFLTYDDTPSTPLPDIALPADDAVRDLQRAAEQDPDDAANWQALGVAATNQAIATADPAWYAVAEEAFDRAAELDPADPFTTIAQGQLTLSLHDFTQALELGQQAVAELPDTADAYGVLTDAQVELGSYDEAADSVQRMLDLRPDLPALARASYLRQLNGDLDGAIVAMRQAETAGGGTAAAVTIAGERASTSSSVSALLGDLLLHRGDLEQAEEAYVRAQTPAAAAGLARITAARGDLDRATDILSDLSLRAPVPAVVTALAEVQERAGDDEGLAETVALARTIATLQQEAGQTVDLELALFEASFGDPAVAVELAQEAYEARPDNVFAAGSLAWALHQDGHVERARELAERASRLGTIDTAHELRMAEVLGEEDPAVLSRNPVARDLYLP from the coding sequence GTGAGCAACTTAGTAGCCACCGCCGCGATGGGGAGGGACACACGTCCCTCCCCATCGTGGGCTCCTGCCGTCACAGCGCTCGTCGTCGCCGCCATCGTCGGGTTGGCCGTCGGCGTGTTCCTGACCTACGACGACACCCCGAGCACACCGCTGCCCGACATCGCACTGCCCGCTGACGACGCCGTCCGAGACCTCCAGCGCGCAGCTGAGCAGGACCCGGACGATGCCGCCAACTGGCAGGCGCTCGGCGTCGCCGCCACCAATCAGGCGATCGCAACGGCCGACCCTGCGTGGTACGCCGTCGCCGAGGAGGCCTTCGACCGCGCCGCGGAACTCGATCCCGCCGACCCGTTCACCACCATCGCCCAAGGCCAGCTGACCCTGAGCCTGCACGACTTCACCCAAGCCCTCGAGCTGGGGCAGCAGGCCGTTGCCGAGCTGCCTGACACCGCCGACGCCTACGGCGTGCTGACCGACGCCCAGGTCGAGCTCGGTTCCTACGACGAGGCTGCTGACTCCGTGCAACGGATGCTCGACCTGCGGCCGGATCTTCCGGCGCTGGCACGTGCCTCGTACCTGCGACAGCTGAACGGCGACCTGGACGGGGCCATCGTGGCCATGCGCCAGGCAGAGACTGCCGGAGGCGGCACGGCCGCAGCCGTGACCATCGCGGGGGAGCGTGCCTCGACGTCCAGTTCGGTCAGCGCGTTGCTGGGCGACCTGCTCTTGCACCGTGGTGACCTGGAGCAAGCCGAAGAGGCCTACGTCCGTGCCCAAACGCCGGCTGCGGCCGCTGGCCTGGCGCGGATCACCGCCGCCAGGGGTGACCTGGATCGGGCCACCGACATCCTCAGCGATCTGTCCCTGCGTGCCCCGGTCCCAGCGGTCGTGACCGCCCTGGCCGAGGTGCAGGAACGAGCTGGTGACGACGAGGGTCTGGCCGAGACCGTTGCGCTCGCGCGGACCATCGCCACGCTGCAGCAGGAAGCCGGCCAGACGGTCGACCTCGAGCTTGCGCTGTTCGAGGCCTCCTTCGGCGACCCGGCGGTTGCGGTCGAGCTGGCGCAGGAAGCATATGAGGCCCGACCGGACAACGTGTTCGCCGCCGGGTCGCTGGCGTGGGCGCTCCACCAGGACGGCCACGTGGAACGGGCGCGAGAACTGGCAGAGCGGGCCAGTCGGTTGGGGACGATCGACACGGCCCATGAGCTGCGCATGGCCGAAGTCCTGGGCGAGGAGGACCCCGCCGTCCTCTCCCGCAACCCCGTCGCACGTGACCTCTACCTCCCGTGA
- a CDS encoding DUF4331 domain-containing protein produces the protein MTTTPRTRSFRALLAAGLAALLAITTLSTVDASSHREAPLIAEDPVADNTDTYAFVSPANPDNTVLIANYIPLQDADAGPNFHNFGDDVLYEINVDNDGDAVADVTFEFDFTTTLTDPNSFLYAFGPITALEGEGAAAWNLRQSYDLSVVQDGVRTVLGQDLVVPPNNLGPRSTPNYAALSDAAIQSIDVDGGTLQAFAGQKDDPFWVDLGSVFDLGTLRPFEGLHLVGNDSPTESAIDSVAGRNTHSIAVEVPSSYLGATEDQPVVGVWATASRRQTRTFSAGNSADPIYTGPYRQVSRLGMPLVNEAVIPLGLKDTFNTLSPSQDAGALAGVTIERASGANSDEGAVPVVTDPELLDLFPVLYPDAFDTDGEDGPDEGAFTHYSAEAVSAAVGDEVGRVDLSAIYLTGVGITAEGEPCLDSTADDCDNVNQIPGGVPAEMIRLNTAVPPSSSNPNDVNRLGVLGGDNGTDFLGEGAEADGFPNGRRLYDDVTDITLLALAGATVPGVDPATVAPLSDGTLTNDLPFLDTFPYLAQPHSGYYSPQEDPLGNNL, from the coding sequence ATGACAACCACACCACGCACCCGGAGCTTCCGGGCGCTGCTGGCGGCCGGGCTTGCAGCCCTGCTGGCCATCACAACCCTGTCCACCGTCGATGCATCGAGTCACCGGGAGGCGCCGCTGATCGCGGAGGACCCCGTGGCCGACAACACCGACACCTACGCCTTCGTGTCTCCGGCGAACCCGGACAACACCGTCCTCATCGCCAACTACATCCCACTGCAAGACGCCGATGCCGGTCCGAACTTCCACAACTTCGGCGACGACGTCCTCTACGAGATCAACGTGGACAACGACGGTGACGCTGTTGCCGACGTGACCTTCGAGTTCGACTTCACCACCACGCTGACCGACCCGAACAGCTTCCTGTACGCGTTCGGCCCGATCACCGCGCTCGAGGGTGAGGGCGCTGCCGCCTGGAACCTGCGTCAGAGCTACGACCTGTCAGTCGTCCAGGACGGCGTGCGGACCGTGCTCGGCCAGGACCTGGTCGTGCCGCCGAACAACCTCGGCCCACGCTCGACCCCCAACTACGCGGCCCTCTCGGATGCAGCCATCCAGTCCATCGACGTGGACGGCGGCACCCTGCAGGCCTTCGCCGGTCAGAAGGACGACCCGTTCTGGGTCGACCTCGGCTCCGTCTTCGACCTCGGCACCCTCCGTCCCTTCGAGGGTCTGCACCTGGTCGGCAACGACTCACCGACCGAGTCGGCAATCGACTCCGTCGCCGGACGCAACACCCACTCCATCGCTGTTGAGGTGCCCTCCAGCTACCTCGGCGCAACCGAGGACCAGCCCGTCGTCGGTGTGTGGGCAACCGCATCCCGTCGTCAGACCCGGACGTTCTCGGCCGGCAACTCCGCCGACCCGATCTACACCGGTCCCTACCGTCAGGTCTCCCGCCTGGGCATGCCCCTGGTCAACGAGGCCGTCATCCCCTTGGGTCTGAAGGACACCTTCAACACCCTCTCACCCAGCCAGGACGCCGGCGCACTCGCTGGCGTGACCATCGAGCGTGCCTCCGGTGCGAACTCCGACGAGGGTGCTGTCCCCGTCGTGACCGACCCTGAGCTCCTCGACCTGTTCCCCGTCCTGTACCCCGACGCCTTCGACACCGACGGCGAAGACGGACCGGACGAGGGCGCTTTCACCCACTACAGCGCCGAGGCCGTCTCTGCTGCCGTCGGTGACGAGGTCGGACGTGTGGACCTCTCCGCCATCTACCTGACCGGTGTCGGCATCACCGCCGAGGGCGAGCCCTGCCTCGACTCGACGGCCGACGACTGCGACAACGTCAACCAGATCCCCGGCGGCGTCCCCGCCGAGATGATCCGGCTGAACACCGCGGTGCCCCCGTCATCCTCCAACCCCAACGACGTCAACCGTCTTGGTGTGCTGGGCGGAGACAACGGGACCGACTTCCTGGGTGAGGGCGCGGAGGCCGACGGCTTCCCGAACGGCCGTCGTCTGTACGACGACGTGACCGACATCACCCTGCTGGCCCTGGCCGGCGCGACCGTTCCGGGCGTCGACCCGGCAACCGTTGCCCCGCTGAGCGATGGGACGTTGACCAACGACCTGCCGTTCCTGGACACCTTCCCGTACCTGGCGCAGCCGCACAGCGGCTACTACTCGCCGCAGGAAGATCCCTTGGGCAACAACCTGTAG